Genomic segment of Pongo pygmaeus isolate AG05252 chromosome 1, NHGRI_mPonPyg2-v2.0_pri, whole genome shotgun sequence:
aatatcagagcaaAACTCAATGAAGTAGggactaaaaaaatgcaaagaatcaatggaacaaaaagttagctctttgaaaagacagacaaaattAATAACTTGCTAGCTAGGctaattaagaaaataagagagaagacccaaataaacaaaatcagaaaaagtggagacattacaactgacattacagaaatacaaaataccacaATACAAAAGACcgtcagagactattatgaacaactatactcTGGCAAACTGAAAAgcctagagaaaatggataaattcctagaaacatacaacctaccaagactgaatcagtaaaaaatagaaaatctgaacagacaccAATGACAAGTAGTGAAATTAATCTGTAATAAAAAAGTTTCCCAACAGAGAAAAGCCCAAGactgatggattcacagccaaattctaccaaatatacaaataataactaatatcaatcctcctgaaactattctTAAAAATCAAGGCAGGGGGAATTTTccttaactcattctgtgaggccagcatcatgctaataccaaaatcagacaaggacacaacaacaaaaagaaaactacaggccaatattcctgatgaacatagatgcaacaatcctcaacaaaatactagcaaacagaatccaacatcatatcaaaaagaaaatacatgatcaagtgggatttatcccacggatgcaaggatggtttaacatatgtaaatcaataaatgtgatacaccacatcaATAGactgaaggataaaaaccatatgatcatctcaatggtTATAGAAAGAGCACTTGATACAGTCCAAATCCTTTCCTGAAAAAatttctcaacaaactaggaatagaaggaatatatctcaaaataataaagcccATGTATGACAATTCCACAATTAACATTGTACcaaatggagaaaagttgaaaacctttcttctgagaactggaacaagataaggatacccactttcactacttttattcaacatagtactgaaagctCTACtcagagaaattaggcaaaataaagaaagaaaaaacattcaaagtgtaaaagagaaagacaaattgttcctctttgctgatgatataatttttttttttgagacagggtctcattttttcacccaggctgtagtgcagtggtatagtcatgactcactgcagcctcaacctcctgggattcaagcaatcctcccacctcagcctccagagtagctgatactacaagcacatgccaccacgcccagctaatttttgtattttttgtagagatggggttttgctatgttgttcaggctggtcttgaacttccaagctcaagcaatccacctgccttggcctcccaaagtgctaggattacaggtgtgagccaccacgctcagcctgatgatgtgatctTATAACTAgagaaacctaaagactccaccaaaaaactcttagatttgataaatgaattcagtaaagttgcaggatagaaatcaatgtacaaaaatcagtagcatttctatacaccaataattatttaatcaagaaggaaataaagaagtcaatcccatttacaatagctattaaAAAACCCTAGGAATAAGtataaccaaggaggtgaaagatctctacaagccaaactacaaaacactgatgaaaaaaatcatagatgacacaaacaaatggagaaatatcccatgctcatggaccagaagaatcaatattgttaaaatgaccatattgcccatAGAAGCTACAGATTCAAGGGAatccctatcaaactaccaacctTATTCTTCTCAGATTagaaaaacaatcttttttaaaaaaatttttttttagacacagtttTCACTCTCTCACGCAGGCTGGctttcagtggcatgatcttggctcactgcaacccctgcctcccagattaaagtgattctcccgcctcagactcctgagtagctgggattacaggcgcccatcaccacccctggctaatttttgtatttttagtagagacagggtttcaccatgctagccaggctggtctcaaactcctgacctcaagagatctgcctgcctcagcctcccaaagtgttgggattacaggcatgaaccactgtgcctggccagaaaaaaaaatcctaaaatatatatggaaccacaaaagaccatgAATAGTCACagcaatgctaagcaaaaagaacaaaactagaggcatcacattactcgaCTTCAGTACACAGTATatggctatagtaaccaaaagagcatggtattataaaaatagacacatagaccaatggaacagagaacacagaaataaagccacagatTTATAGCCAATTGACCTTTGACAAATCCAACAAAAACTTACACTGGGGAGAAAagacactttttatttatttatttatttatttatttatttattttttaatttttatttttttagagaccacTTGCAGTTTAattgtggggaggctgaggagagcagcATTTTTACCAAATTGGTGTAAAAATGAAATGGGGTCCAGACGTGTACACTGGCAGCTACAGTAAATCTAAAAATCTGAGCAGCAATTTGAACAATTTCTTGGAAAAACAAACACTAACAAACACTGAGTTGGTGCCCTGTGCGGCCCGCAGGGTTGGAGGCCAGCTCCGCATCACGGGTGCAGCCCCGCACTGTGGGCCTGCATCCCGGGGATCCCGGCTTCTCGGGGAGTGGCCGGTGACCTCCCACGCAGTGGGCTGAGCCAAGCCTGGCTGAGAGGGGGCCGCAGCCAGCACGCCCGGGTGGCCGCCCGCGCCCGCAGGGGACATCGGGGAAATGGGTGCAGTGTGCGGGACCCGCATGCTGCCCGAGGAGTCTTTGCAGGGTGGACAGGCCTGGGGGTCTCTACCAGCAATGCAATAAATAAGCAAATCCAAGAGGAGAAAGACCAAGCACAAACCCCACTGGCACACAAGGCCCAGCCCGGTTCCTGCGGGCATCGCCGGCTCTTCACAGACCAGGAGTCTCCAAGTTGGCGGCTCCGGTGTTCCTGACTTGCCATGGGAGGCGGCGGGTGGGTGGGACACGCCTGACGCCCACGTCTAGCAGCCTCGGGGGGCAGTGGCACTGGGCCGGGCAGGGTCCCACCGGCAGGACCCTTCCAGCCCCACTGCGCGGCGGTGAGGTGGGGATGGAGGAACGGTCTCCAGTGGCAGGTGGGGGTGCGGGCCTAGCCCTCCCGCACGCTCACACCTGGTTCAGCCAGGGTGCTGATGATGAACTCCAGGCCGCTGCCCTCTGGGAGCATGCGGTGGTCACCCTCGATGACGTGGACGGAcaacttttcaataaatggtgctgggaaaattgaatagtcacatgcagaagaatgaagttgaacCCCTATTTCTCATCATATGAAAACACCTCCTCAAAATCagttaaagacttgaatgtaagacctgaaactataaaaatactagaagaaaacctagggaaaactcTCCTGGACATTGATCTggacaaataatttatgactaagacctcaaaagcacaggcaacaaaaacaaaaatagacaaaagggatTTAAACTAacaagcttttgcacagcaaaagaaataatctacagagtgaagagacaaccagtTGAATGGCAGatatatttgtaaactattcatctgacagggaactaatatccagaatatacaaggaactcaaataactcaacagaaaaaaaaataattccattaaaaagtgggcaaaggatataaatagacatttctcaaaagaagacatacacatgaccaacagatatattaaaaaatgctcaatatcaccaaTTATctgagaaatacaaatgaaaatcacaatgagatattatctcactccagtcagaatggctgttatttaaACACTAACCACGTGTtggcaggatgtggagaaaaggggaacTCTTAGACACTCTTGGTGGGGATggaaactagtacagccactatgcaAAACaatatgaagatttctcaaaaaactaaacatttaattagcatttgatccagtaataccactactggatatctacccaaaggaaaagaaaagaaattgatatATCCAAGGAATACctgcatttgtatgtttattgcagcactattctcaatagcaaagatatagaattaATCTGTGTCTCTTAGcggaagaatggataaagaaaatgcagtatgcacatacatacatatatgtatacacatcatggaatactaatcagccataaaagaatgaagtcatgtcttttgcagcaccatggatgaaactggaggccattatcctagctgaaataactcagaaacagaaagtaaaataccacacgttctcacctataagtggaagcaatgggtacacatggacatacagagtagGAATAATGGATAGTGGAGCCTACAAGAGGTAGGAGGGTGGGAGAggagtgagggttgaaaaattgtCTATTGAGTACAATGGTCACTcttcgggtgatgggtgcactgaaAGCCCAGACTTCCCCAGCATGCAATATGTGCATGCAATAAACCTGCACTTTGTACcctctaaatatatttaaacaatttaaaaatccataaaaaagaatgaaatcatgtcttttgcagcaatgtggctgaaactggaagtcattatcttaagtgaaataagctaggcacaaaaAGACACATACCTTACTTATATGTGGGTACTAAAAATTTTGATCATGTGGAGGTAGATCGTGGAAAGATAGCAGAGACTGAGAAGGGTGAGTGTGGGGAGTGGGTTGTGGGGGGATGATGAAGAGAAGTGGGTTAaggggtacaaacatacagtaagatagaaagaatcaattcaatttttgatagcagagtagggtgactatacttAACAGGAATATATTGTACTCAGGCAGCAGACACACTGAAAACCCTGACTTGATCAGTATGCACTATATACATATGACAAAATTTCACACATACCCCATAAATttgcacaaataaaaaaaagaaaagatcaaaacACAGAAGCTCTCTGGAACTCACCATAGACGAACAGGGTGAATTCCTCCTCAGTGGTGACTTCAAAATTCCTTTGGTTTATCTGGGCTTTGTAGGATCCTGCATCATTCAGAGTCAGATTTCTGATGCACAGGGAGTAATTCCACTTAGTGATGTCTAGTCGGCCCAGGTAGCTTTTGACCATAACGGTTACATTTTCTTTGGGACGTGCGAAAGCAAGAGCATTTTTGGGACCAATCCAGATGACGTGCTCAATCTCTGTGTCTACTGAGATATTTAGGGGGAAAGTCACAGAACCCCCTAGGATCCCTGACACCACTGTTGGGGCCGAGTCCTTTCCAGAGGCTCTTAGTCCTGCAGAGATAGAAGAGGGACTTGGAGGAGCAGCTAGACTCCTTGAGCTAGCCTTCTTTCTTTTACCCTGTGAATATACATGGGGCATAAATGTCagatgctgagaaatgaaatgagattCTCGTCCTCCTTCTTCTAGGTCCATTGCCTAGCAAAGTCATTAATTCCTCCATTCTCCAAACACTGTCTCCCTTAAAAGTAGCCACAACAATCTGTGAAACAGATCTTCTGGGTTTCTGTTCCAGTAGGGGAATTAGCCTTGTGACTTTGGGTACATTTCTGAATTTTTCAGTGAATCAGTTTACTTATCTAAAAGGTTGAAATGTTCATACCTGCACCATTTTCTTCAAGAgatatgataaaaatgaaatgaaagcaggTTGCTGCAAATTGTGAAGAGCCAATGAAGTATAAaggagcatatttttaaaaatatgggtgGGTAGAGGGATGGTTAGATGGGCAGGTGAGTGATAAAGCAAGCAAAGTAAAACGTTTGTGTTAGAATCTAGGTAGTAGGCATATGAATGTTCAGGGTAAATGCTCCAACTTTTCTGAATGTTTGAGAACTCTCACAGCAGTGTCGGGAACTAAAGGAGCTTCTCCTACCTCTACCTCACCCTACTTTTCCCCTCATTGTCCATGGGATCTCAGATTGACTTTGGTTTGGCCAGGTTTGGGGGTGGGAATAGCTGGTGGTACCAGTACAGTTCCTGATTTCCTCATCTTAGGCAAGATCATATTCCTGATAAACATTGTTACCAAGGCATCTAGGAAGCTGGTATTTGGCCAAAGCAGTTAATTTTCTTGTAGGGACCCTATGGGTGTCTTCTGGGTGACCCTAGCTTGGATTCCCACATTCCAGGGCTTCCGAGGCTCTGGAGAGCACTTTGGAAATTCTAGACCAAATCAGATGGGTTTGGGACCCAGACTCCACCAGGAATTCTGGGTGggaaaataagtagaaaatgtTAGAGACAAAAAAGGAGCATAAGCATAGCCTGGAGGGGTGGAAGAAAGCTGAAGCAAGCTCTGAAAACCCAGAGGTTACAGAATATGCAGACACTGGAAGGAGAGAGGCTGCTTGGTGCGGGTCATGGGGGTTCTCTGCTTAGACCTCCATCAGCCAAGGACTTGCACCTTGTGGAGAGGCAGCTATGGAGCATGCAGGGCTAGGGATCCTGGACATGAGAAGGTCGGGTCAGGTGGATTCTTTAGACAGATTCAGGATGAGTTGATGTGAGGTTGGTTTGAGGTCTTCTAAAAGAGAGCTCTTCCCATCTGGAAGACACTGCTTACGATGGCTATGTGTGAATTAGGTACTTTatgtaaattatctcatttaattctcataactaTACTATAATTAGCCCCTTTTTACAGAAGAGGAGCTGAAATTTAGAGAATTTAAGCCACTTCCCTGAGATTACAGGGTTGATCCGTCACAGAGTCCAGATCCTATGTCCATGATGCCCCTGGAGTAGGGAGGCCAGGAGTACTGTCCATCTGTATCCTGGAAGCCCAGGAGCTGCTGGGTCTTGACTGGGTGCATATGACTTGTTTTGACTTCAAATtttcttacatcagacaaaaacCATAAACAAAGCCTCACAGACTGTCAGTGGAGGGGCCAGGATGTGGGCCTCACAGGGCAAATCTTGTTGCAGAAGACAGTGCAATGCAGCTCCCAGTACAATGACAGGTCCCCAGtaccagtcattttattttgaattgcaCCGTAGGACACATAATAAAAGAGCATTCAAAGATTGCAATAACTGAATTTGACTCACCTGTCTCTTAATAGTTTCCAAAGAATGCACAGAacagtaattataataataacaatcataGCTTCTGCCAACTATGTGCCactatacgtgtgtgtgtgtgtgtgtgtgtatagatcaTCTACAATCTGTAAGAGTGTTGCATGATGCATCCTACTAACTATATTTTACACTTAAGAAATAGAGGCCCACACCACTAATAAATGATGGAGCAATGATTTAATTTCAGATGTTCCTGATACTAAAGTGAGAGGGGTCTTTTCACTCAACTGCTTTTTTAAGTTCCTGAAATGACTCTTTGGAGATACAAAAGCATCATCCTTTCAGACCAAAAGAGTGAGATTTGAGGTCATCCTAATCAGTGGAGCCAGACCGAAGGAGATGCCTCTTTGCTCTGAACTGTTTGAAATTCACTGCATTAATCATTTGAGGCTTGGATGACCTTGAATGTAGCTTATTTCAGGTTTGCTCAACACAATCAAGGAACACTCCAAAGGTTGGACGTAAACATAAACAGCCTTGCTGCTTTCTGTGTGTTTTGATGAGCCAAGATAAAATTGAAAGTGAAGAGAGGTCAGACTGGACCTCAGCCCTGAGGTCTAGGCTCCTCGTTCACCCATATCTGCATCTAGGAGTGTTTCTAGAGCTCCCTTCAGGCACCAACAGCCAACCCCCACTGCTCTCAGATCTCTAGTGCTACCTGCACCATCATCCCTGAAGCCCTGGAGAAAGCAGCACCACAGAAGGACAGTAGCTGCCATAGTCCCAGGTGACTGAGATCCTCTCTGGGGTACTGGATTGGCTCTATCTGCTGAACAGTGGGGTTCCGGGCCATGCAGCGGAGAGATGTTTCCCAGGAGTTGGGTCTTGATAGGGAGGAAAAAGGTTGAGGAGAAAAGGATATCCAGATAGACGCCGCCTTGCCCAGGGTCACCTAACCACCTCCAGGTCCCCAGTGAAGCCTCAGTAATAAAGCCAGCGTATATGATAACCAAGGCAGGATATGTAGAAAGAAGCTCCAGAAGTTCTCTCTATCCCTAGGAAATTGCTAGGTGGCTTCTCATCAGGGGATTTTCCTGGATCCCTCTGTGGGTTTTATCCACACTATACAGGGAACAAACTCATTATGTACTTGGCATTTCTTAGGAAAGTGTGAGGGTGAGAGAAATGTAGTTTGAGCCCAGAGCTATTTGAGACCGGGGCTAGAATGTTACCCCCTTCATAGTACACGAATATGCACACATGCAAAGTAATTTCTGGCAAGGAGAGGAGTTTCCCGATTTTACCAACAAGAactgggctcacgcctgtaatcccagcacttcaggtggctgaggcgggcagatcatgaggtcaagagatcgagaccaccctggccaacatagtgaaaccctgcccctactaaaaatacaaagcttagctgggtgtggtggcatgcacctgtaatcccagctactcaagaggctgaggtaggagaatcgcttgaacccgggaggtggaggttgcagtgagccgagattgtgccacttcactccagcctggcaacagagcaagactctgttaaaaacaaaaaacaaaaaacaaaaagaagaatctCCCAGGCAGGGAATGCAACCGGCCTCAGAAGAACCCCAGTAGCAAGAAGTGGTGGCCATAAAGTGGACTTACCCATgagcaggaagaggagagaggtcTGTAGAACAGAAGAGAATGTTTGCAGCTGACTCCTCTGTGGCTTACTGGAGAAAGGCCCAGGAGCCCAGTCATCTGTGTGACTCTTTGGTGCCACCATGATGATCTATTTTCAGAACTGAGACTGAAGGAGGATGCACTTACCACAGCTTCCGCACGTGTCACAGCTTCtgcatgtgtatgtgcgtgtgtgtgtgcatgtgtatgtgtatgtgtgtgtgtctcagagGGAGCATTGTTTATACAAAACACCACAGACTCCTCCCATCTGCGCAGGCAGGTAGACTTCCCAAGTCTATTCAGGGCCTCATTTGTGACTGATGTGGAGCGTCACTTGCTTTGACACCAAGGGACTTGGGTTCTAAATTTGGCTCCTAAAGGTGACTGCTAAAGATCTGTACCTCCTGGCATTCATGCCTCTGTGTAATCACCTCTTCTTGAGTGTGGCCTGGATTTAGTGACTTGCTTCAAGTAAACAGAATGTGGCAGAGATGTGGGATGggtcacttctgagattaggttacaAAAAAGCTGTGACTTCCATCTTGGGGttagcatgtgtgtgcatatgctctctctctttctcttgccctctctccctctctctctttcccactaTCTCTGTCTCCCTACCTTACACTGAGGGGAGCCAGGTATTATTTTGTGAGATACTTTAGGGAGAGGGTTCCAAAACTAAGAACAGAGGGAGGCCCCCAGCCAACAACCAGCGAGGAGCTGATTCCTCTGGCCAACAGTCCATGAGGACTGAGGCCAGCCAAGAATCACATGAGTGAGACTGGAAGTGGATCCTCCCCAGGAGGGCCTTGAaatgactgcagccctggctgacaccGTGATGTTAGCCGTGTGAGTACCTTAAGCCAGTGGCACCCAGCTAAGCCATGCCCAGATTCCTTATCAagagaaactgtgagataataaatgttttgtttttaaaattttttttaactttttatttttcatcaaaaaTGCTTATTGTTTTTAGCTGTGAAGTTTGGGgaaatttgttacacagcaacagaTAACTAATACAGTGACccaatacattttctattttgctCAAGGCAGTTTGTGCTAGCTTTCTGTCACATGCAATGAAGGACTTTTAATATGGACAAAGGCATCAGGGAGACTGCAATGGGGGTGGACATCATATGTGACAGTGTAGAGGTGATTGAGTTGAAAAGGtaggctggagaatggcatgatTCCCTATATCCTGACTTgggaaactgtctttttctcctccttcttcttgtcAGTAGTGTAATAGCTGGCCATGTTGTAGTTTGTGTTTCGGGCTTCAGGTCATTTGTTTACTTAGGCTGTAACATTAAGGGGACTTGGCAAGAAAACTTGAGGCTGGCAGAGTGTGTAGTTTTAGCTAATATTCGATGAAAGCTTACAGAGTGCTAGTCCATCTTCTAACACTTTAACATATTCACTCATTTGATCTTACAATAGTTTTACGAGATATCTTTTATCATCCCCAttctataaatgagaaaactgaggtggaGAGGGGTTAAATAGCTTACTGTAAGTTTTATAGTTAGtaaggacttgaacccaggaagtctgggttcaaaggaagaagggagagagagaggaaccaTTAAGATAACAGGCTTCTGTCCATGGAAAGCATCTTTAGAGGCTGGTCATGATCTGATGTTGCACAATATTGAAAGTGACAGAATCTTGAAAATCTTTAAATTTTGTGCACTAGGAGCATGTCTTGTTTCACTCTAGCCTTGGTCCTGTGACTAGAATATGGGCTGTCTAGAGGGGATTGCAGGACATACAGTCAGGAGAGGTTACCAGAGCCCAGATAAAGCATCCTGTTACCAAGCTGAAGGCAACAAGAATCCAGTAGGAGTAGGAAGCTTCCTGGAGCTGCAGAGTGGAGGGAGAATGGGTGGAAGGGATGAGCCTGGGGATGAGAAGACAGGTGCGGAAGCTATTGAAGAAGTCTGGGTACAGAGCATGAGAGCAGGAACAGTCTGCATGGGAGGCGAGGGTAAAGGCAGAAGGGAATTCAGAGAGActggtaataataaaaataattactaacATTTATTGGGTAATTActatgagtgagactctgtgtttAGAACTTTACATATGTTTTCTCCTTTAATCCTAAAATAGACCCTATTTGGGTGATACtccaattatccccattttagagatgaggaaactgagatttaggAAAGTAACATCACTGAAATGACCTCCTTTGAAGTTGTGACCATAGGAGGACACAGTCTTATGATACACAAAATCCAATTTAAGTATTATCATTTAAGTATAGTAAAAcctaaattaatataaattttggtACGATGCATTTGTTAAGTGTGCCCTGTCCTCACATGGGGAGGGCTAATATTCTCATCAGGATAGGGAGGCAAAGGCACTAGCATTGGGCATCAGGGAGCAACATCCAGTGATGTTGGCCCCGGCGTCTCCAGTGTTGTCCTTCTCAGTATCCTTCAACCAGCCCAGCAAATGGGTGTGATTGActggaaaatttttgaaatcccTGCTACTGTCCTGGGAGTCCAGCCAGCTACAAGCCCAGAATCACCCCTGTCAATTGGGCATTGCCTCCAGGTAGCatcagactccagcctgggttgagaTTTGGGTCTGGCAGCCACAGCCACATACTCAGCTGTGTTGCTTCACCACCAGCCCCCAACCAACACTTCATTCATTGTGCAAGTAAGACGACCCTGAATTTTACACAATTGCATTTTTtggactttatttttaatgttgtattgACTTGCAGTATATATATGCTACTACAGATTGGAAGAATATGAAAGACTAGAATTTTGACAAGCTCAAAGCTTTTTACACTTAgatgaaaagacaaatatatcTTAGGAGCTAAAGAAATTCAACATCAAATCAACTGCTGCAGCCACAGTAGAGGGAAGAATTAGGGAATGTCACAGTGTTCAAGTGGAAACTAGGGATATAGGCTATGAGACCAGCCTTTTAGAGGGTAGCAACAAAGCAAGCAAAAAGCGGTGCtgccggctgggcgcagtggctcacgcctgtaatcccagcactttgggaggccgaggtgggcggatcacatgaggtcaggagctcaggaccagcctgaccaatatggagaaacactgtctctattaaaaatacaaaattattgggaggtggaggtgggcagatcacgaggtcaggagattaagaccatcctggctaacatggtgaaaccccatctccactaaaaaacaaaaacaaaaacaaaacaaaattagccaggcgtggtggcacgcgcctgtaatcccagctactggggaggctgaggaaggagaatcgcttgaacccgggaggcagaggttgcggtgagccgagtttgtgccattgcactgcagcctgggcaacaagagcgaaactccatctcaaaaaaaaaaaggggtgctGGTAATACCATTAGTTAACATGTCAGTGGTATTTCTGGTCATTAAGCAACTTTAGCTAGTTGAGAAGGTACCCCAGGAAACGGCTGTAAATGGGATGACATAATCGTTTCTTTTGTGGTTACGAATCTTTCAATCCCGGGAAAATAAGGAATACAAAATAGACATGTTCAAGGTAatcagttaatattttttaagtatatgTATTATTTGAGGAAATTTAGTTCATTAAAATTGTAGTAAACTTTGTTGCCGTGGTTTGAATGTATTTgtccctctaaaattcatatgttggaaacttttttttttttttaatgagacggagtctcactctgtcacccaggttggagtgtagtggtgcaatctcagcttactgcaacctttgcctcttgggttcaagtgattctcctgcctcagcctcccgagtagctgggactacaggcacgtgccaccacacctgactaattttgtatttttagtagagacagggtttcactatgttggccaggctggtctcgaactcccaaccgcaggtgatccacctgcctcggcctcccaaagtgctgggattagaggtatgagccactgtgcctgtcctatATATTGGAACTTAAACCCCAAAGCgatagtattgagaggtggggccttttgggaaATGATTAAGTCATGAGCACTCTGCTTTCATATATGGATTAacacccttataaaagagacttcAGAGAGTTATCTGGCCCTTTCTTGCCCTTctactcttctgccatgtgaagacagtgTTCATCTCCTCTGGAAGATGCAGCAACAAAGCCCCACCCTGGAAGCAGAGAGTAAGCCCTAACCAGACCGAGAGtgtgctggcaccttgatcttggacttctcagcttccagaaccataagaaataaatttccactacttataaattgcccagtttaagatatttttgttatagcagccagaatgAACTGAGATATTTGTGTTTCTCATTTGAAATATGTAATTGATTTACATTTGTGCATTTGTGATTTTAGTTGGAAATCTTAATTTACATGAAGAATTGAATAATTTAAGACAACTTAAGAATTGCCATACTTAGAAGTTTAATGTATTAGGTTTACAAGCCTTTAAGTATTTGGGAAGGTTTATTTGCtgattaaaatactttaaaacaaaactaaatatattacatttattagtTAGAATAATAAGGGAATCAACTTATAAATTTGTAAAATgagtcaaattatta
This window contains:
- the LY9 gene encoding T-lymphocyte surface antigen Ly-9 isoform X8 encodes the protein MVAPKSHTDDWAPGPFSSKPQRSQLQTFSSVLQTSLLFLLMGLRASGKDSAPTVVSGILGGSVTFPLNISVDTEIEHVIWIGPKNALAFARPKENVTVMVKSYLGRLDITKWNYSLCIRNLTLNDAGSYKAQINQRNFEVTTEEEFTLFVYAPFIEKLSVHVIEGDHRMLPEGSGLEFIISTLAEPGVSVREG